The nucleotide window tgtgccaggtgtgggtttaccaaccagctggagtgccaggtgtgggtttaccaaccagctggagtgccaggtgtgggtttaccaaccagctggagtgccaggtgtgggttTACCAACCAGCTAGTGTGCCAGGTGTGGGTTTACCAACCAGCTGGAGTGCCAGGTGTTGGTTTACCAACCAGCTAGTGTGCCAGGTGTGGGTTTACCAACCAGCTAGTGTGCCAGGTGTGGGTTTACCAACCAGCtggagtgccaggtgtgggtttaccaaccagctggagtgccaggtgtgggtttaccaaccagctggagtgccaggtgtgggtttaccaaccagctggagtgccaggtgtgggtttaccaaccagctggagtgccaggtgtgggtttaccaaccagctagtgtgccaggtgtgggtttaccaaccagctggagtgccaggtgtgggtttaccaaccagctagtgtgccaggtgtgggtttaccaaccagctggagtgccaggtgtgggtttaccaaccagctggagtgccaggtgtgggtttaccaaccagctagtgtgccaggtgtgggtttaccaaccagctggagtgccaggtgtgggtttaccaaccagctagtgtgccaggtgtgggtttaccaaccagctggagtgccaggtgtgggtttaccaaccagctggagtgccaggtgtgggtttaccaaccagctggagtgccaggtgtgggtttaccaaccagctagtgtgccaggtgtgggtttaccaaccagctggagtgccaggtgtgggtttaccaaccagctggagtgccaggtgtgggtttaccaaccagctggagtgccaggtgtgggtttaccaaccagctggagtgccaggtgtgggtttaccaaccagctggagtgccaggtgtgggtttaccaaccagctagtgtgccaggtgtgggtttaccaaccagctggagtgccaggtgtgggtttaccaaccagctggagtgccaggtgtgggtttaccaaccagctggagtgccaggtgtgggtttaccaaccagctggagtgccaggtgtgggtttaccaaccagctggagtgccaggtgtgggttTACCAACCAGCTAGTGTGCCGGGTGTGGGTTTACCAACCAGCTAGAGTGCCAGGTGTGGGTTTACCAACCAGCTGGAGTGCCACACTTTAACCATCTCCACAACATTCATATATTTCAGTCGAAATGTTTTTTGGAGGGTTAATTTAAAAGTTGTGAGAAGTAGGGAATGTGTTGTGTGATGAGCCTCGGACCTGGTCCCGgagtttctctctctcacacacacacacacacacacacacacacacacacacacacacacacacacacacacacacacagacagacacacacacacagacacagacacacacacacacacagacacacacacacacacagacacacacacacacacacacacacacacacacacacacacacacacagacacacacacacacacacacacacacacacacacacacacacacacacacacacagacacagacacacacacagacacacacacagacacacacacacacacacaaacacacacacacacacacacacacacacacacacacacacacacacacacacacacacacagacacacacacagacacacacacagacacacacacacacacacaaacacacacacacacacacacacacacacacacacacacacacacacacagacacacacacacacacacacacacacacacacacacacacagacacacacacacacacacacacacacacacacacagacacacacacacacacacacacacacacacacacacacagacacacacacacacacacacacagacacacacacagacacacacacacacacacacacacagacacacacacacacacacacacacacacacacacacacacacacacacacacacacagacacacacacagacacacacacagacacacacacacacacacacacaaacacacacacacacacacacacacacacacacacacacacacacacagacacacacacagacacacacacagacacacacacacacacacaaacacacacacacacacacacacacacacacacacacacacacacacacagacacagacacacacacagacacacacacagacacacacacacacacacacacacacacacacacacacacacacacacacagacacacacacagacacacacacagacacacacacacacacacaaacacacacacacacacacacacacacacacacacacacacacacacacaccactggccacTCACCAAATGTGCTCGGGTAATTGGGACGGCTACTGACTGACGGGAATGTATTGCAATGACAGAAATAGGAAGTGGAACCCGATAACGCCGGAGCCAAGATGAATTGATGGTGGAGGAAGAGAATAGGTTTGTTGAGAAGGGGTAATACGGGCATGTGAGGAGAGGCGGAGATAttggaggggttatcttgaggttatcttgagatgatttcggggcgttttagtgtccccgcggcccggtcctcgaccaggcctccacccccaggaagcagcccgtgacagctgactaacacccaggtacctattttactgctagataacagggacatagggtgaaagaaactgcccattgtttctcgccagcgcctgggatcgaacccaggaccacaggatcacaagtccagtgtgctgtccgctcggccgaccggctccctccctgtCCTGCCCGGGAGCACATGATTCTTGGACAGGAAAGAATATGACATAAACTCGGAGAATATGACGGTGAAACAGAAGGTGATTGAGACTCATTATTACCAAAACAAATTAGATAAAGATGTTTAAGATTCGctccttggaacaaaaagttccaagtagcacgggctatggtgagcccatagtggactttttTCTATAAAGAGTCGGAAGAGGCATTTGAATGGCTGATAAAACGAATAAGTGTATTAGGAGGAAATAAAACGAATAAGTGTATTAGGAGGAAACagtgagaggaaggagaggcaggaTTAACGAATGAGGAAGAGAGAAAATGAAGTAAGTATGGTCTGGCAGAGCCAGAGAGGAACAGAGCGAATTGTTTGGACAAGATATGAGATTAGATTACGACAATTGGAGTAGCAGACTGAGACCAGTGAGCCAGTGAGTGAGACTGCAAGAGGCAACATCAGTCAACACCACGGGCGGAAAGAAGCAGGTGTGTAATGCCACGAGTGGAAAGAAGCAGGTGTGTAATGACAACGAGCGAAAAGAAGCAGGTGTGTAATGACAACGAGCGAAAAGAAGCAGGTGTGTAATGCCACGACGACGGTGTGTAAACCAGGAAGACAGGTGGAGGAGGATAATAGTAATCCAAGGATTACTTGAGGCAATATCCAAGCACAATAGATTACAGTTTGAAAGGTTAGAATTATGAGAGAGATTGACACTCCAGGAGGCAGTTGTGGAATTATCTGACCAGGATTGACACCAGGACACAATGATTCGTAAGCATTTACTAAGATATGATGATTATTGTTGAAGATTAGGTCAccctagaggtggcacgggcatgaataacccgtagaaGGGATAAGGTAAACATCAAACGTATTTGTAGAGAGGTTTAGGATGAAATCACAAGAATCCAAGATGAATTGGTGGTGAAGTTGAGGTACATGTTTACCCAGATTGTGATGAGGATTAGAGAGGACATGAATAGGTAATCATCTCATTATCATCATTCTCACTCCTCGCACCTCTCTcaatcccccaccacactccacacACCTACTCCACACATCCActcccctcacccaccactcacccatcactcaccCATCCCATTTAAGCCCGGCCTTACCCCTACCCCCTCTACCCCAAACCAATCTCCTATCCCATCTGCTCCCCTTGTTTGTGGTTCAaggtggggacacaggtggaaagtgagtaccCACAAGAGCCATATagatattaggaagaactttttcaatgtcagagtagttagtgaatggaatgcattagacagtgatgtggtggaggctgactccatacacagtttcaagtgtagatatgacagagcccagtaggctcaggaatctgtacacctgttgattgacggttgagaggcgggccgaaaggccGCGAAATTTTGGAACCACACTATGAACCACGTATAATACATGTAAACACAGTGAAGCTTCAAGCAACTACCACACCACTTAGACTGAGAGACGGAgcccctaccttgaggctaccttgaggtgcttccggggcttagtgtccccgcggcccggtcgacgaccagacctcctggttgctggactgatcaaccaggctattagacgcggctgctcgcagcctgacgtatgagtcacagcctggttgatcaggtatcctttggaggtgcttatccagttctctcttgaacactgtgaggggttttagCCCCGGAGCTAAAGCCCCCAGCGAGCATACACGTGTATTACGCTCCATCCCTATTATTGCGAATATAATTAACTTGACAAAAATACACCTGAAATATTTAGCGAGCGAGAGGGCGCAGTAAAAGCGCTCCCAGAGGTATTTGGTCTCTTTGACGGCCGCCACCCGCCGTCTGCTGCCATACATCACTTGATTATAAACTCATTATGAACTCTGTCTATTTATATACCACGCGATTATAGGTAAGTTGATTGATAATAATATCCGGATGGATTTGGCACCAGGGTCATGACACTACTCCAGCAGGGAgcgacactagtccagcagggagCGACACTACTCCAGCAGGGAGCGACACTACTCCAGCAGGGAGCGACACTACTCCAGCAGGGGGCGACACTACTCCAGCAGGGGGCGACACTACTCCAGCAGGGAGCGACACTACTCCAGCAGGGAGCGACACTACTCCAGCAGGGGGCGACACTACTCCAGCAGGGGGCGACACTACTCCAGCAGGGAGCGACACTACTCCAGCAGGGAGCGACACTACTCCAGCAGGGAGCGACACTACTCCAGCAGGGAGCGACACTACTCCAGCAGGGAGCGACACTACTCCAGCAGGGAGCGACACTACTCCAGCAGGGAGCGACACTACTCCAGCAGGGAGCGACACTACTCCAGCAGGGAGCGACACTACTCCAGCAGGGAGCGACACTACTCCAGCAGGGAGCGACACTACTCCAGCAGGGAGCGACACTACTCCAGCTGGGAGCGACACTACTCCAGCAGGGAGCGACACTACTCCAGCAGGGAGCGACACTACTCCAGCAGGGAGCGACACTACTCCAGCAGGGAGCGACACTACTCCAGCAGGGGGCGACACTACTCCAGCAGGGGGCGACACTACTCCAGCAGGGGGCGACACTACTCCAGCAGGGGGCGACACTACTCCAGCAGGGGGCGACACTACTCCAGCAGGGAGCGACACTACTCCAGCAGGGAGCGACACTACTCCAGCAGGGAGCGACACTACTCCAGCAGGGAGCGACACTACTCCAGCAGGGAGCGACACTACTCCAGCAGGGAGCGACACTACTCCAGCAGGGAGCGACACTACTCCAGCAGGGAGCGACACTACTCCAGCAGGGAGCGACACTACTCCAGACTAGCAGGGTCATATGACACTATTCCAGACTAGCAGGGTCATATGACACTACTCCAGACTAGCAGGGTCATATGACACTACTCCAGACTAGCAGGGTCATATGACACTACTCCAGACTAGCAGGGTCATATGACACTACTCCAGACTAGCAGGGAGTGGCACTACTCCAGACTAGCAGGGTCATATGACACTACTCCAGACTAGCAGGGTCATATGACACTACTCCAGACTAGCAGGGTCATATGACACTACTCCAGACTAGCAGGGAGCGGCACTACTCCAGACTAGCAGGGTCATATGACACTACTCCAGACTAGCAGGGAGTGGCACTACTCCAGACTAGCAGGGTCATATGACACTACTCCAGACTAGCAGGGATGGTGTAGGAGCTCCACCTTCTCCTCCACTTAAAGCTACCATAGCAGGTCCCTAAAGCTACCATAGCGGGCCATAAAGCTACCATAGCGGGCCATAAAGCTACCATAGCGGGGCCATAAAGCTACCATAGCGGGGCCATAAAGCTACCATAGCGGGGCCATAAAGCTACCATAGCGGGGCCATAAAGCTACCATAGCGGGCCATAAAGCTACCATAGCGGGGCCATAAAGCTACCATAGCGGGGCCATAAAGCTACCATAGCGGGGACATAAAGCTACCATAGCGGGCCATAAAGCTACCATAGCGGGGCCATAAAGCTACCATAGCGGGGCCATAAAGCTACCATAGCGGGCCATAAAGCTACCATAGCGGGCCGTAAAGCTACCATAGCAGGTCCCTAAAGCTACCATAGCGGGCCATAAAGCTACCATAGCTGGCCATAAAGCTACCATAGCGGGCCATAAAGCTACCATAGCGGGCCATAAAGCTACCATAGCGGGCCATAAAGCTACCATAGCGGGCCATAAAGCTACCATAGCGGGTCCATAAAGCTACCATAGCAGGCCATAAAGCTACCATAGCGGGCCATAAAGCTACCATAGCGGGCCATAAAGCTACCATAGCGGGCCATAAAGCTACCATAGCGGGCCATAAAGCTACCATAGCGGGCAATAAAGCTACCATAGCGGGCCATAAAGCTACCATAGCGGGCCATAAAGCTAGCGTAGCGGGGCCATAAAGCAACCATAGTGGGGCCATAAAGCTACCATAGCGGGCCATAAAGCAACCATAGCGGGCCATAAAGCTACCATAGCGGGCCATAAAGCTACCATAGCGGGGCCATAAAGCTACCATAGCGGGGCCATAAAGCTACCATAGCGGGGCCATAAAGCTACCATAGCGGGTCATAAAGCTACCATAGCGGGGCCATAAAGCTACCATAGCGGGCCATAAAGCTACCATAGCGGGTCCATAAAGCTACCATAGCAGGCCATAAAGCTACCATAGCGGGCCATAAAGCTACCATAGCGGGCCATAAAGCTACCATAGCGGGCCATAAAGCTACCATAGCGGGCCATAAAGCTACCATAGCGGGCAATAAAGCTACCATAGCGGGCCATAAAGCTACCATAGCGGGCCATAAAGCTAGCGTAGCGGGGCCATAAAGCAACCATAGTGGGGCCATAAAGCT belongs to Procambarus clarkii isolate CNS0578487 chromosome 74, FALCON_Pclarkii_2.0, whole genome shotgun sequence and includes:
- the LOC138356813 gene encoding autotransporter adhesin BpaC-like, which codes for MTVKQKGHDTTPAGSDTSPAGSDTTPAGSDTTPAGSDTTPAGGDTTPAGGDTTPAGSDTTPAGSDTTPAGGDTTPAGGDTTPAGSDTTPAGSDTTPAGSDTTPAGSDTTPAGSDTTPAGSDTTPAGSDTTPAGSDTTPAGSDTTPAGSDTTPAGSDTTPAGSDTTPAGSDTTPAGSDTTPAGSDTTPAGSDTTPAGSDTTPAGGDTTPAGGDTTPAGGDTTPAGGDTTPAGGDTTPAGSDTTPAGSDTTPAGSDTTPAGSDTTPAGSDTTPAGSDTTPAGSDTTPAGSDTTPAGSDTTPD